The DNA segment GTTACTATGTCATGCCGAGGTTGAGCGGGTGATTGTTTCTATCAGCCCCGACGATGGCTATTTTAACGATCTGCCGTTAGCCAACGATCCTCGCATTCAGGTTGTCTTTGGCGGCGCCCAACGCGCAGATTCGGTTTTTGCCGGTTTGAAAGCGGCGACGGATGCCGCATGGGTATTGGTACATGACGCTGCTCGCCCATGTTTACACCAAGAAGATCTCAGCCAGCTGTTGGCGTTGCGCCATACCTCTAAAGTCGGCGGTATTCTTGCCGCACCGGTGCGTGACACCATGAAGCGCGCAGAAGCGGGCGCTGGTTGCGCGATTGCGCACACGGTCGATCGTGAGGCGCTGTGGCATGCGCTGACCCCTCAGTTTTTCCCCCGCGAATTGCTCATGATGTGTCTGGAACGTGCGCTCAATGAAGGCGCTAACGTGACAGATGAGGCATCGGCGTTGGAATATTGTGGTTATCATCCACTGTTGGTGTCTGGCCGTTCTGATAATATCAAAGTGACAAGGCCAGAGGATTTTGCTTTGGCTGAGTTTTATTTATCCCAGCGTACTTAATTGTTTGGTACGTGGTTTTTTTGCACTTGCGATAACTCTACGATGTTTTATTTCATTACCACACTGCCTCCAAAGGAGAATGCTTGATGAGAATTGGCCACGGTTTTGATGTTCATAAATTTGGTGGCGAAGGCCCTCTGATCATTGGCGGCGTGCGTATCCCTTACGAATTTGGTTTGCTGGCGCATTCAGACGGTGACGTTGCCTTGCATGCTGCTACTGACGCGCTGCTTGGCGCCGCTGCGCTGGGCGACATTGGTAAACTTTTCCCCGATACCGATCCTGCGTTTAAAGGTGCGGATAGCCGTGAGCTTCTGCGTGAGGCGTATCGCCGTATTCGCGCGAAAGGATACCGTTTGGGCAATCTCGATATTACGATTATTGCTCAGGCTCCAAAGATGGCGCCGCATATCCCGCAGATGCGCGTGAATTTGGCGGAAGATTTAGAGTGCCATATGGATGACGTCAACGTTAAAGCGACGACCACAGAGAAATTGGGTTTTACCGGCCGCGGTGAAGGCATTGCCTGTGAAGCTGTTGCACTGTTGATTAAGGAGTAACGCGTGGATTTTGATGCACTTCATTATTTGCACGGGCGCCCACGTGGAACGGGGGTTTTAAAAGCGTTCCCAGAAGACTTCTTTGTTTCGGAAGATTTGGGGTTTGAGCCCGACGGCGAAGGTGAGCATCTGCTGGTGCGCATTCGTAAGGAAGGTTGTAACACGCAGTTTGTTGCGGACAATTTGGCTCGCTTTGCCAAAATTCCACAGCGTTCAGTGAGTTATGCTGGCCTAAAAGACCGTCATGCTGTTACCGAGCAGTGGTTCTGCCTACATCTGCCGGGTAAAGAATCACCGGATTTGAGTCAGTTCATCTTGGAAGGCTGCCAAGTGGTGCGCAGTGCGCGCCATTTACGTAAGTTGCGCATTGGAACGTTGAAAGGCAATACGTTCCGCTTGGTGCTGCGCCATATTACCGATCGCGATGATGTCGAGCAGCGTTTGCAGGCCATTGCATCGGAAGGTGCTCCAAACTATTTTGGCGCGCAGCGCTTTGGCCGCGGTGGTAACAATCTGGTTCAGGCCGCAAAATGGTCGCGTAATGAAATTCAGGTTAGAGAGCGACCTAAACGTAGCTTTTATCTGTCTGCAGCCCGTAGTGCGATGTTTAACCAGATCGCTAATAAGCGTTTGGAACAGGGCTCTCAGCGTCAGGTGATGCTGGGCGATGCCATGCAGTTAACGGGTCGTGGTAGTTGGTTTGTGGCGAATGCCGAAGAGCTAGATAGTCTACAGCAGCGAACAGACAGCGGTGAGCTACAAATTACGGCAGCGTTGCCGGGCGATAACGATTTGGGTACGCGTGATTTAGCCGCAGAGTTTGAGCAACAGGCGATTGCCGAATATGGCGATTTACTGGCGCTGGTTAAGCGTGAGCGCGTGGAATCTGCGCGTCGAGCTATGCTGGTCAAACCGCAGGAGATGAGCTGGTCTTGGTGGGACGATGCTACGGTAGAAGTTGAGTTTGCGCTTCCAGCAGGCAGCTTTGCTACCAGTATCGTGCGTGAGTTATTTAATCAGGAAAACCCTAATGCGGATCTTGCTGAGTAACGATGACGGCGTGATGGCTCCGGGCCTGCAAACGTTGGCGGCAGCGCTGCGTGAGTTTGCTCAGGTGCAGGTCGTTGCCCCCAATCGTAATCGCAGCGCTTCTTCAAATTCATTAACGCTCGAGTCGCCGCTTCGTATTGATACTTTGGCGAACGGTGATATTAGCGTGATCGACGGTACGCCGACCGACTGCGTTTATCTGGGCGTGAATGCTTTAATGCGGCCTCATCCAGAAATTGTCGTATCGGGTATCAATGCGGGGCCTAATCTGGGTGACGATGTGATTTACTCGGGAACCGTGGCCGCGGCAATGGAAGGGCGACACTTAGGTTTTCCTGCGCTGGCGGTTTCACTTGATGGTTTCCAGCATTATGATACGGCGGCTCAGGTTACATGTCGCCTGCTGAAGGCATTGGCCGCGCACCCTTTACGCACGGGGCGCATTCTCAATGTGAACGTACCTGATTTGCCTTTGTCACAGATTAAAGGCATTAAAGTGACGCGCTGTGGTAGCCGGC comes from the Hafnia alvei genome and includes:
- the ispF gene encoding 2-C-methyl-D-erythritol 2,4-cyclodiphosphate synthase; translated protein: MRIGHGFDVHKFGGEGPLIIGGVRIPYEFGLLAHSDGDVALHAATDALLGAAALGDIGKLFPDTDPAFKGADSRELLREAYRRIRAKGYRLGNLDITIIAQAPKMAPHIPQMRVNLAEDLECHMDDVNVKATTTEKLGFTGRGEGIACEAVALLIKE
- the truD gene encoding tRNA pseudouridine(13) synthase TruD — encoded protein: MDFDALHYLHGRPRGTGVLKAFPEDFFVSEDLGFEPDGEGEHLLVRIRKEGCNTQFVADNLARFAKIPQRSVSYAGLKDRHAVTEQWFCLHLPGKESPDLSQFILEGCQVVRSARHLRKLRIGTLKGNTFRLVLRHITDRDDVEQRLQAIASEGAPNYFGAQRFGRGGNNLVQAAKWSRNEIQVRERPKRSFYLSAARSAMFNQIANKRLEQGSQRQVMLGDAMQLTGRGSWFVANAEELDSLQQRTDSGELQITAALPGDNDLGTRDLAAEFEQQAIAEYGDLLALVKRERVESARRAMLVKPQEMSWSWWDDATVEVEFALPAGSFATSIVRELFNQENPNADLAE
- the ispD gene encoding 2-C-methyl-D-erythritol 4-phosphate cytidylyltransferase, whose protein sequence is MSDPDVSTLLPIVAVVPAAGVGSRMRSAFPKQYLTITGKTILEHSIAALLCHAEVERVIVSISPDDGYFNDLPLANDPRIQVVFGGAQRADSVFAGLKAATDAAWVLVHDAARPCLHQEDLSQLLALRHTSKVGGILAAPVRDTMKRAEAGAGCAIAHTVDREALWHALTPQFFPRELLMMCLERALNEGANVTDEASALEYCGYHPLLVSGRSDNIKVTRPEDFALAEFYLSQRT
- the surE gene encoding 5'/3'-nucleotidase SurE, producing the protein MRILLSNDDGVMAPGLQTLAAALREFAQVQVVAPNRNRSASSNSLTLESPLRIDTLANGDISVIDGTPTDCVYLGVNALMRPHPEIVVSGINAGPNLGDDVIYSGTVAAAMEGRHLGFPALAVSLDGFQHYDTAAQVTCRLLKALAAHPLRTGRILNVNVPDLPLSQIKGIKVTRCGSRHPADKVIHQHDPRGRDLYWIGPPGAKHDAGPDTDFAAVEQGYVSITPLQVDLTAYHAQDLLSSWLEQTKVGEEW